One genomic region from Bubalus kerabau isolate K-KA32 ecotype Philippines breed swamp buffalo chromosome 7, PCC_UOA_SB_1v2, whole genome shotgun sequence encodes:
- the LOC129657967 gene encoding cytochrome c oxidase assembly protein COX18, mitochondrial isoform X4, protein MLCRLSVRWLRPRPALQVRVLDPLLSRAPAGGAKSSALPVWAVASVSAVGPSGAGGWYEALATSAPVQGAEDVLLFAHTASGLPWWGSILLTTVVLRGAVTLPLAAYQHYILAKVENLQPEIKNIAQHLNQEVAVCAQQLGWSKRVARLTYLKTMRRLVSELYVRDNCHPFKATVLVWIQLPMWIFMSIALRNFSTGATHSEAGFSVQEQLTAGGVLWFHDLTALDSTWILPVSVGVINLLIVEIFALQKLGKSRFQTYITHFVRAVSVLMIPIAATVPSRDPRNLAFKKKNFPHQGSTWVHM, encoded by the exons ATGCTGTGCCGGCTCAGCGTTAGGTGGCTGCGGCCCCGGCCTGCCCTGCAGGTCCGTGTCCTGGACCCATTGCTCTCACGGGCCCCAGCGGGCGGCGCCAAGAGCTCTGCTCTGCCAGTGTGGGCGGTGGCATCGGTCTCCGCAGTTGGCCCGAGCGGCGCGGGAGGCTGGTACGAGGCCTTGGCTACCTCGGCGCCGGTGCAGGGCGCAGAGGACGTGCTGCTCTTCGCCCACACCGCCTCGGGCCTGCCCTGGTGGGGCAGCATTCTCCTCACCACCGTGGTCCTGCGCGGGGCCGTCACACTACCCCTGGCTGCCTACCAGCACTACATCCTGGCCAAG GTGGAAAAtttgcagccagaaataaaaaacattgcACAACATCTTAATCAAGAAGTTGCAGTTTGTGCACAACAGTTGGGATGGTCCAAGAGAGTTGCCAG GCTCACTTACCTAAAGACTATGCGGAGGCTTGTTTCAGAGCTCTATGTTCGGGATAACTGCCACCCCTTCAAAGCAACTGTGCTGGTCTGGATTCAGCTTCCAATGTGGATCTTCATGTCTATCGCTCTCCGAAATTTTAGCACAGGGGCAACACATTCAGAAG CAGGTTTTTCTGTTCAGGAGCAGTTAACTGCTGGTGGGGTCCTATGGTTTCATGACCTCACTGCTCTGGATTCCACTTGGATTCTGCCTGTCTCCGTTGGTGTCATCAATTTATTAATAGTGGAG ATTTTTGCCCTGCAAAAACTTGGAAAGTCTCGTTTTCAGACGTATATTACGCACTTTGTTCGTGCAGTCTCAGTGTTGATGATTCCAATAGCGGCAACAGTACCTTCA AGGGATCCAAGGAATttagcatttaaaaagaaaaattttccccACCAAGGATCCACATGGGTTCATATGTAA
- the LOC129657967 gene encoding cytochrome c oxidase assembly protein COX18, mitochondrial isoform X3, protein MLCRLSVRWLRPRPALQVRVLDPLLSRAPAGGAKSSALPVWAVASVSAVGPSGAGGWYEALATSAPVQGAEDVLLFAHTASGLPWWGSILLTTVVLRGAVTLPLAAYQHYILAKVENLQPEIKNIAQHLNQEVAVCAQQLGWSKRVARLTYLKTMRRLVSELYVRDNCHPFKATVLVWIQLPMWIFMSIALRNFSTGATHSEAGFSVQEQLTAGGVLWFHDLTALDSTWILPVSVGVINLLIVEIFALQKLGKSRFQTYITHFVRAVSVLMIPIAATVPSVINCPLLVVLQLHGPFTELAAPFS, encoded by the exons ATGCTGTGCCGGCTCAGCGTTAGGTGGCTGCGGCCCCGGCCTGCCCTGCAGGTCCGTGTCCTGGACCCATTGCTCTCACGGGCCCCAGCGGGCGGCGCCAAGAGCTCTGCTCTGCCAGTGTGGGCGGTGGCATCGGTCTCCGCAGTTGGCCCGAGCGGCGCGGGAGGCTGGTACGAGGCCTTGGCTACCTCGGCGCCGGTGCAGGGCGCAGAGGACGTGCTGCTCTTCGCCCACACCGCCTCGGGCCTGCCCTGGTGGGGCAGCATTCTCCTCACCACCGTGGTCCTGCGCGGGGCCGTCACACTACCCCTGGCTGCCTACCAGCACTACATCCTGGCCAAG GTGGAAAAtttgcagccagaaataaaaaacattgcACAACATCTTAATCAAGAAGTTGCAGTTTGTGCACAACAGTTGGGATGGTCCAAGAGAGTTGCCAG GCTCACTTACCTAAAGACTATGCGGAGGCTTGTTTCAGAGCTCTATGTTCGGGATAACTGCCACCCCTTCAAAGCAACTGTGCTGGTCTGGATTCAGCTTCCAATGTGGATCTTCATGTCTATCGCTCTCCGAAATTTTAGCACAGGGGCAACACATTCAGAAG CAGGTTTTTCTGTTCAGGAGCAGTTAACTGCTGGTGGGGTCCTATGGTTTCATGACCTCACTGCTCTGGATTCCACTTGGATTCTGCCTGTCTCCGTTGGTGTCATCAATTTATTAATAGTGGAG ATTTTTGCCCTGCAAAAACTTGGAAAGTCTCGTTTTCAGACGTATATTACGCACTTTGTTCGTGCAGTCTCAGTGTTGATGATTCCAATAGCGGCAACAGTACCTTCAGTGA